The genomic DNA TTTCTCCAGGACATGAGGGAAAAACTTCTCAATCTACATAGGTAACAAAGGACCAGAGAGAACGGTGTCAGTCCGAGCGTTGATTTATAGTCCCTCTCATAAGAACATCATTAAACACCATGCTGGGATGTTGTTACCTTTTGGAGGCGAGAGCGGAGGTAGCTGCTGAGGACATAGCGAATCCTGTCAATCTCCATGCGGTGGACACTGGCTTTCATATCACCCTTCCTAACCCGCTGCAGATTGGCCTCCTGTCAACAGAATCACACAAGGTAGTAGTCCTGTTATTATTACTGGAACCTTCATGCTCACAGAGACACAGCTGCTGCACCCCACCACCATTTACCATGTGAGTCAGCTGCTCCATCACACACTCCACCCTCTCTGACTTGTTCTCCAGAAGCTCAGGAGAGAACTTCTCATTCAGCCAAGCCTGGGGAcagaggagcacacacacacgcacacacacacacacgcacacgcgcacacacacacacacgcaatgatagagtagcagcagtgacAAGGTCTTTTTTTGTATTGACAGGATCTGTGCATTGCAAAACATGTGTGTCTGGCTACAGTATAGTGaacattgctagctagctagttagttagttatctaCCTCTTCCAGTTTCCTAATCAGTTCCGATGGAGTCATCACATCTTCTTGGCCGTCATCTCCTCCGCTCATGTCGCTGGCATCATGATCATCAGACATCGCATCCGACATGATTGCTCTTCAGCGGACTTGCTTAGTCTACAATAATTATTCAACGGCAGACCAGAAAACGTTGGTACTCTGCTGAACTACGCAGAATGTTAACATTCTACATTACAACTACAAATAACAATACTGTAAAGCTCGATTTCGACAGCACAACAcagaaacaacaaacaaaaaacacacacttcCGGTTAAAGTTCCCGCCAACGGAATACAACGCGTCAAGGCGTCGGAGACATTCAAACGTGCGCAACAAACGCGCAGTGTTTGGTTTACGCCTACAGTAAATACAATACAAGTATTATTTGCAAAACTATGTTTATTTCAGCTCAGGCATTGCCCTGTGCTAGGGACATTTATGAAATATTTAATTTAATGAACAGTAGTTTACTTTCCATGGATCAAGTGCTATGTCCCATTTCTCAAACATTTATCATGGAGCATGTTAATTTGAAGTTTAATTTGGCTCCAATGTCATTCAAATATTGTAGAAAAAAATACCATGGTTACTTACCAAAGAATACAGGCTAGGATGAGACAGGAATAGTTTTAGATTTTATTCAGAAATAGAAAAATAAATCTGTGTTGTTTCATATATTATATCAATGTAAAATGATTGGATCATACCGTAAAAGCACATGGGCATAGCAGTAAACCTCAAAGTTATTGTTACAAATACAGAAAGTATAGTCCTTTTAATCAGTGCAATTCTGTCAGTTGCCATGGAGGGGAGCACATCTCAGCATAACAATCACAACAATGTTTCCCTGTTGATCACTCACATAGAATGCAGCAGTGTTCGAGGCAAGTTTTGAAAATGTCTAGAACGAAGCAGGTACTGTCATTATCTCTGTTTGACTTGTCACATTGTCAGTAGGCCTTGAGTCTGAGAGTGGGGCTATCAAAGCCTGGTGTGAGGATAATGCACACCAGTGATGCTGTATCCAGTATGGGGATTACACATAGGAATGT from Oncorhynchus clarkii lewisi isolate Uvic-CL-2024 chromosome 30, UVic_Ocla_1.0, whole genome shotgun sequence includes the following:
- the LOC139389781 gene encoding DNA replication complex GINS protein SLD5-like — translated: MSDAMSDDHDASDMSGGDDGQEDVMTPSELIRKLEEAWLNEKFSPELLENKSERVECVMEQLTHMEANLQRVRKGDMKASVHRMEIDRIRYVLSSYLRSRLQKIEKFFPHVLEKEKSRAEGDASFLSPEEFAFAKEYLANTETYLKAVALKHMPPNLQTVDMLKAVPEPCLDSFVFLRVRARQENILVEPETDDQREYVVDLDEGSQHLMRYRTIAPLVSSGAVQLI